The following proteins are co-located in the Telopea speciosissima isolate NSW1024214 ecotype Mountain lineage chromosome 9, Tspe_v1, whole genome shotgun sequence genome:
- the LOC122638677 gene encoding S-norcoclaurine synthase 1-like, with translation MRGRLSYELDVGASAEEVWKIYSSPELPTILAKIYPGVTEKIEMNGNGGAGTTIHIVLAQGLPEPRSWKEVFVKIDNQERLRVVKQIEGGYLDMGFDSFEYYFKIIEKDEHSCIIRSTMAFEIDDKLEGKAFLVNGNLMWGMAKAIASYVVENVGKT, from the exons ATGCGTGGGAGACTATCATACGAGCTGGACGTAGGCGCTTCTGCTGAAGAAGTGTGGAAGATATATAGTTCACCAGAGTTGCCAACTATTCTTGCTAAAATCTACCCTGGTGTTACTGAAAAGATTGAAATGAATGGCAATGGGGGTGCCGGCACTACCATACATATCGTGCTTGCTCAAG GGTTACCAGAGCCACGCAGCTGGAAGGAGGTATTTGTGAAGATAGACAACCAGGAACGTCTGAGAGTTGTGAAACAAATTGAAGGTGGATATCTTGATATGGGTTTTGATTCATTTGAGTATTACTTCAAAATTATTGAGAAAGATGAACATTCATGCATCATTAGATCAACCATGGCTTTCGAGATTGATGACAAGTTAGAAGGAAAGGCTTTTCTTGTCAATGGTAATTTGATGTGGGGAATGGCAAAAGCAATTGCAAGCTATGTTGTGGAGAATGTTGGGAAAACCTAA
- the LOC122640837 gene encoding protein RICE SALT SENSITIVE 3-like isoform X2: MVGSGASDRSKEAVGMMALHEALRSVCLNSDWTYSVFWTIRPRPRSRGGNGCKVGDDNGSLMLMWEDGFCRGRVAECLEDIDGEDPVRKAFSKMSIQLYNYGEGLMGKVASDKCHKWVFKEPSECEPNISNYWQSSFDALPPEWTDQFNSGIQTIAVIQAGHGLLQLGSCKIIPEDLHFVLRMRHTFESLGYQSGYYLSQLFSANRNTSPSAPSKQSLAPSRPPAPIFNWSQRSLPSATSAVASSNFQNSPRLGLPQTKDETHMFLLPHSSETQMEDMNMMADHESDIKWPNGLSFFNALTGRTDDAKLLFGAEGLGNKSNQQHHQLVLGETSYLQNQHGRRSDNTGVSSPSEYLSLESHSNNVRKMENKFKRSFTMPARMGSSSSSISLDHHLPNPVDYRSSEAGIYSDILDTFLE, encoded by the exons ATGGTGGGCTCAGGAGCATCAGATAGGAGCAAAGAAGCGGTTGGGATGATGGCCCTTCACGAGGCCCTCAGGAGTGTCTGTCTCAATTCAGACTGGACTTACTCCGTCTTCTGGACCATTCGACCTCGCCC GAGAAGTAGAGGTGGTAATGGTTGCAAGGTTGGGGACGATAACGGCAGCTT GATGTTGATGTGGGAAGATGGATTTTGCCGGGGAAGAGTTGCAGAGTGTCTGGAAGATATAGATGGGGAAGATCCAGTCAGGAAAGCTTTCAGCAAAATGTCCATTCAGTTGTATAATTATGGAGAAGG GTTGATGGGAAAGGTCGCTTCTGATAAATGTCATAAATGGGTTTTCAAAGAACCTTCTGAATGTGAACCCAATATCTCAAACTATTGGCAGAGTTCTTTTGATGCT CTTCCTCCAGAATGGACTGATCAGTTTAACTCAGGCATTCAG ACTATAGCTGTGATTCAAGCTGGCCATGGCCTTCTACAATTGGGTTCCTGCAAGATT ATACCAGAAGACTTGCACTTTGTGCTGAGAATGAGGCATACCTTTGAATCTCTTGGTTATCAGTCTGGCTACTACCTCTCCCAGCTCTTCTCTGCTAACAGGAATACTTCCCCTTCTGCTCCTTCAAAGCAATCACTTGCCCCAAGCCGTCCTCCGGCTCCCATCTTTAATTGGAGCCAAAGGTCACTCCCTTCTGCTACTTCTGCAGTTGCTTCTTCCAATTTCCAAAACTCTCCTCGACTTGGATTGCCACAGACTAAAGATGAAACCCATATGTTTCTCCTTCCACATTCATCTGAAACCCAAATGGAGGACATGAACATGATGGCTGATCATGAATCTGATATAAAATGGCCAAATGGACTatccttcttcaatgctctcACCGGACGAACTGACGATGCAAAGCTTCTCTTCGGCGCGGAGGGCTTAGGAAACAAATCAAACCAACAACATCATCAACTTGTACTAGGGG AAACTTCATATTTACAGAATCAGCATGGGAGGAGAAGTGATAATACAGGTGTCTCGAGTCCCAGCGAATACTTGAGCTTGGAAAGCCATTCAAACAATGTCAGGAAGATGGAAAACAAGTTCAAGAGGAGCTTCACTATGCCTGCAAGAATGGGGTCATCATCTTCATCCATTTCTCTTGATCACCATTTGCCTAATCCAGTGGACTACAGGAGCTCTGAAGCTGGAATTTACTCTGATATACTGGACACCTTCTTAGAATGA
- the LOC122640837 gene encoding protein RICE SALT SENSITIVE 3-like isoform X1, giving the protein MVGSGASDRSKEAVGMMALHEALRSVCLNSDWTYSVFWTIRPRPRSRGGNGCKVGDDNGSLMLMWEDGFCRGRVAECLEDIDGEDPVRKAFSKMSIQLYNYGEGLMGKVASDKCHKWVFKEPSECEPNISNYWQSSFDALPPEWTDQFNSGIQTIAVIQAGHGLLQLGSCKIIPEDLHFVLRMRHTFESLGYQSGYYLSQLFSANRNTSPSAPSKQSLAPSRPPAPIFNWSQRSLPSATSAVASSNFQNSPRLGLPQTKDETHMFLLPHSSETQMEDMNMMADHESDIKWPNGLSFFNALTGRTDDAKLLFGAEGLGNKSNQQHHQLVLGGKNSNSALNLSGKPDESKALSETSYLQNQHGRRSDNTGVSSPSEYLSLESHSNNVRKMENKFKRSFTMPARMGSSSSSISLDHHLPNPVDYRSSEAGIYSDILDTFLE; this is encoded by the exons ATGGTGGGCTCAGGAGCATCAGATAGGAGCAAAGAAGCGGTTGGGATGATGGCCCTTCACGAGGCCCTCAGGAGTGTCTGTCTCAATTCAGACTGGACTTACTCCGTCTTCTGGACCATTCGACCTCGCCC GAGAAGTAGAGGTGGTAATGGTTGCAAGGTTGGGGACGATAACGGCAGCTT GATGTTGATGTGGGAAGATGGATTTTGCCGGGGAAGAGTTGCAGAGTGTCTGGAAGATATAGATGGGGAAGATCCAGTCAGGAAAGCTTTCAGCAAAATGTCCATTCAGTTGTATAATTATGGAGAAGG GTTGATGGGAAAGGTCGCTTCTGATAAATGTCATAAATGGGTTTTCAAAGAACCTTCTGAATGTGAACCCAATATCTCAAACTATTGGCAGAGTTCTTTTGATGCT CTTCCTCCAGAATGGACTGATCAGTTTAACTCAGGCATTCAG ACTATAGCTGTGATTCAAGCTGGCCATGGCCTTCTACAATTGGGTTCCTGCAAGATT ATACCAGAAGACTTGCACTTTGTGCTGAGAATGAGGCATACCTTTGAATCTCTTGGTTATCAGTCTGGCTACTACCTCTCCCAGCTCTTCTCTGCTAACAGGAATACTTCCCCTTCTGCTCCTTCAAAGCAATCACTTGCCCCAAGCCGTCCTCCGGCTCCCATCTTTAATTGGAGCCAAAGGTCACTCCCTTCTGCTACTTCTGCAGTTGCTTCTTCCAATTTCCAAAACTCTCCTCGACTTGGATTGCCACAGACTAAAGATGAAACCCATATGTTTCTCCTTCCACATTCATCTGAAACCCAAATGGAGGACATGAACATGATGGCTGATCATGAATCTGATATAAAATGGCCAAATGGACTatccttcttcaatgctctcACCGGACGAACTGACGATGCAAAGCTTCTCTTCGGCGCGGAGGGCTTAGGAAACAAATCAAACCAACAACATCATCAACTTGTACTAGGGGGTAAGAATTCTAACTCTGCTTTAAATCTTTCTGGAAAACCTGATGAGTCTAAGGCCCTCTCAGAAACTTCATATTTACAGAATCAGCATGGGAGGAGAAGTGATAATACAGGTGTCTCGAGTCCCAGCGAATACTTGAGCTTGGAAAGCCATTCAAACAATGTCAGGAAGATGGAAAACAAGTTCAAGAGGAGCTTCACTATGCCTGCAAGAATGGGGTCATCATCTTCATCCATTTCTCTTGATCACCATTTGCCTAATCCAGTGGACTACAGGAGCTCTGAAGCTGGAATTTACTCTGATATACTGGACACCTTCTTAGAATGA